A stretch of Planococcus citri chromosome 5, ihPlaCitr1.1, whole genome shotgun sequence DNA encodes these proteins:
- the LOC135849425 gene encoding cardioacceleratory peptide receptor-like isoform X1 — MFDASHSAYHRKSENAPLTHQMAAMNESHTDKYHINAKSWEPLDYATRNQSDSFNFSFIAFNGSAPENSINSFYFYETIQFTVLWIMFFSIVLGNSAVLAALFLNNSRKSRMNYFIMQLAFADLLVGLISVLTDIVWRISISWKAGLIACKIIRFLQAVVTYSSTYVLVALSIDRFDAITRPMNFSGSWRRARILIGSAWMISVLFSSPIIVLYEEKVIQGKTQCWIELEPWQWKVYMTLVAITVFLIPAIIITACYTIIVYTIWTKSKTLSPVKRLDNNKPHEDHDIRRSSSRGIIPRAKIKTVKMTFVIVFVFILCWSPYIVFDLLQVYGYIPTTQTNIAIATFIQSLAPLNSAANPVIYCLFSTHICNSLRFYVFFSKVPPFSWVTCCNQQSQEPSSCTETLTSSSNRQRSMSTLRTNNNVRSRPHNFEFNHHDALL, encoded by the exons ATGCATCACACTCAGCGTATCATCGCAAGTCCGAAAATGCACCATTAACGCATCAAATGGCCGCCATGAACGAGAGCCACACCGATAAATACCACATAAACGCCAAAAGCTGGGAACCACTGGACTACGCTACTAGAAACCAATCGGACTCGTTCAATTTTAGTTTCATCGCATTTAATGGAAGTGCGCCGGAAAACAGTATCAactcgttttatttttacgag ACGATTCAATTCACGGTTTTATGGATCATGTTCTTCAGTATTGTGCTGGGGAATAGCGCGGTATTAGCGGCGTTATTTCTGAATAATTCCAGGAAATCGAGGATGAATTATTTCATAATGCAATTGGCATTTGCAG ATCTTCTAGTCGGATTAATAAGTGTTCTAACCGATATCGTATGGAGGATATCAATCTCATGGAAGGCTGGTTTAATAGCTTGTAAGATTATACGATTTTTACAG gccgTGGTAACGTACTCTTCGACTTATGTATTGGTGGCATTGAGTATAGACAGATTCGACGCAATCACCAGACCAATGAATTTCTCGGGCAGTT gGAGAAGAGCTCGAATACTAATTGGTTCAGCTTGGATGATAAGCGTTTTATTTTCCTCTCCAATCATCGTACTCTATGAAGAAAAAGTTATACAAG GAAAAACACAGTGTTGGATCGAACTGGAACCATGGCAATGGAAAGTGTACATGACACTTGTTGCTATAACAGTATTTTTAATACCAGCCATCATCATAACCGCCTGCTACACTATAATCGTGTATACAATATGGACCAAAAGCAAAACCCTTTCGCCCGTCAAACGTTTGGACAATAATAAAC CTCACGAAGACCATGACATTCGAAGGTCAAGTTCACGAGGTATAATCCCGAGAGCGaaaatcaaaactgtaaaaatgacTTTCGTAATAGTTTTCG TATTCATTTTATGTTGGAGTCCTTACATTGTATTCGACCTATTACAAGTATACGGTTACATTCCAACCACCCAAACGAACATAGCTATAGCAACTTTCATCCAAAGTTTGGCTCCGCTGAATTCCGCCGCCAATCCGGTCATTTACTGTTTGTTTTCAACGCATATATGTAACTCCTTAAG attttatgtatttttcagtaaAGTACCACCCTTTTCTTGGGTCACCTGTTGCAATCAACAGAGCCAAGAACCTTCCAGTTGTACAGAAACTTTAACCTCGTCCAGTAATCGACAAAGGAGCATGTCGACTTTAAGAACCAATAATAATGTACGAAGTCGACCTCATAATTTCGAATTTAACCATCACGACGcgcttttgtaa
- the LOC135849425 gene encoding cardioacceleratory peptide receptor-like isoform X2 — protein MFDASHSAYHRKSENAPLTHQMAAMNESHTDKYHINAKSWEPLDYATRNQSDSFNFSFIAFNGSAPENSINSFYFYETIQFTVLWIMFFSIVLGNSAVLAALFLNNSRKSRMNYFIMQLAFADLLVGLISVLTDIVWRISISWKAGLIACKIIRFLQAVVTYSSTYVLVALSIDRFDAITRPMNFSGSWRRARILIGSAWMISVLFSSPIIVLYEEKVIQGKTQCWIELEPWQWKVYMTLVAITVFLIPAIIITACYTIIVYTIWTKSKTLSPVKRLDNNKPHEDHDIRRSSSRGIIPRAKIKTVKMTFVIVFVFILCWSPYIVFDLLQVYGYIPTTQTNIAIATFIQSLAPLNSAANPVIYCLFSTHICNSLSKVPPFSWVTCCNQQSQEPSSCTETLTSSSNRQRSMSTLRTNNNVRSRPHNFEFNHHDALL, from the exons ATGCATCACACTCAGCGTATCATCGCAAGTCCGAAAATGCACCATTAACGCATCAAATGGCCGCCATGAACGAGAGCCACACCGATAAATACCACATAAACGCCAAAAGCTGGGAACCACTGGACTACGCTACTAGAAACCAATCGGACTCGTTCAATTTTAGTTTCATCGCATTTAATGGAAGTGCGCCGGAAAACAGTATCAactcgttttatttttacgag ACGATTCAATTCACGGTTTTATGGATCATGTTCTTCAGTATTGTGCTGGGGAATAGCGCGGTATTAGCGGCGTTATTTCTGAATAATTCCAGGAAATCGAGGATGAATTATTTCATAATGCAATTGGCATTTGCAG ATCTTCTAGTCGGATTAATAAGTGTTCTAACCGATATCGTATGGAGGATATCAATCTCATGGAAGGCTGGTTTAATAGCTTGTAAGATTATACGATTTTTACAG gccgTGGTAACGTACTCTTCGACTTATGTATTGGTGGCATTGAGTATAGACAGATTCGACGCAATCACCAGACCAATGAATTTCTCGGGCAGTT gGAGAAGAGCTCGAATACTAATTGGTTCAGCTTGGATGATAAGCGTTTTATTTTCCTCTCCAATCATCGTACTCTATGAAGAAAAAGTTATACAAG GAAAAACACAGTGTTGGATCGAACTGGAACCATGGCAATGGAAAGTGTACATGACACTTGTTGCTATAACAGTATTTTTAATACCAGCCATCATCATAACCGCCTGCTACACTATAATCGTGTATACAATATGGACCAAAAGCAAAACCCTTTCGCCCGTCAAACGTTTGGACAATAATAAAC CTCACGAAGACCATGACATTCGAAGGTCAAGTTCACGAGGTATAATCCCGAGAGCGaaaatcaaaactgtaaaaatgacTTTCGTAATAGTTTTCG TATTCATTTTATGTTGGAGTCCTTACATTGTATTCGACCTATTACAAGTATACGGTTACATTCCAACCACCCAAACGAACATAGCTATAGCAACTTTCATCCAAAGTTTGGCTCCGCTGAATTCCGCCGCCAATCCGGTCATTTACTGTTTGTTTTCAACGCATATATGTAACTCCTTAAG taaAGTACCACCCTTTTCTTGGGTCACCTGTTGCAATCAACAGAGCCAAGAACCTTCCAGTTGTACAGAAACTTTAACCTCGTCCAGTAATCGACAAAGGAGCATGTCGACTTTAAGAACCAATAATAATGTACGAAGTCGACCTCATAATTTCGAATTTAACCATCACGACGcgcttttgtaa